The following are encoded together in the Capsulimonas corticalis genome:
- a CDS encoding ankyrin repeat domain-containing protein: MARLAPTKAQLNQALIVEAFHRNVQHVTGLLSQGADPNARDKAGTSVLLYAVAAKDNGAVVKLLLDKGADVNAVDRHGDTALVVAVGQRADGLVKLLLEQGGAVNGRNAAGFTPLGIATVRNDVVAMGLLIGHGAGVNTPQHGGVAPLTMAAAMENVEAVRALIGAGASVNPVGARDGASPLLAAIVGGNRRRVGGSGVNAVLQELLGHGADVNVRDRSSVTPLMVIAGLRNVIGARMLIEHGAKVNVQDRLGRSALMIGAALGDDALVHLLLANGASPNISDRQSSTPLLVAARSRRPAIVGALLQAGARVNVGNTQGLTPLMAACWTGDAATARMLLDKGASVKAADRLGNTSLMLVAHSGSAPLVKMLLAKGADANAKTKQGATALNYGAAHKAIVALLLPRMAANHGSPMVPKPGSELPPDPASADPLSPAPPINPGLEPGAPRPASIPGQPAAGNPAIIDPGAQAPGFPGAPAMPRMPGMPTPPVVPRLPTGPEVPGAVATPGLPGQF; this comes from the coding sequence GTGGCGCGGCTGGCACCCACGAAGGCGCAGCTAAACCAGGCGCTGATCGTGGAGGCGTTCCATCGTAACGTTCAGCATGTGACGGGGCTTCTCTCGCAGGGTGCGGATCCGAATGCGCGGGATAAGGCGGGGACGTCGGTTTTGCTTTACGCGGTGGCGGCCAAGGATAATGGCGCGGTCGTGAAGCTGCTGCTGGATAAAGGGGCGGATGTCAACGCGGTGGATCGGCATGGGGATACGGCGCTTGTTGTGGCTGTGGGGCAGCGGGCGGATGGTCTCGTCAAACTCCTGCTGGAGCAGGGTGGGGCAGTGAATGGGCGCAATGCGGCTGGGTTTACGCCGCTGGGCATTGCGACGGTCAGAAATGATGTCGTGGCGATGGGGCTCCTCATTGGGCATGGGGCCGGCGTTAATACGCCGCAGCATGGAGGCGTGGCGCCGCTGACGATGGCGGCGGCGATGGAGAACGTGGAGGCGGTGCGTGCGCTGATCGGGGCGGGAGCGTCCGTCAACCCTGTAGGCGCGCGGGATGGGGCGTCGCCGCTTTTGGCCGCTATCGTTGGCGGCAATCGCCGGCGCGTCGGAGGATCCGGAGTGAATGCGGTTCTGCAAGAGCTGCTGGGGCATGGGGCCGATGTCAATGTCCGGGACAGAAGCAGCGTCACGCCGCTGATGGTCATCGCGGGGCTGCGAAACGTGATCGGCGCGCGGATGCTGATTGAGCACGGCGCGAAAGTGAATGTGCAGGACAGATTGGGGCGCTCGGCCTTAATGATCGGCGCGGCCCTGGGCGATGATGCGCTGGTTCACCTTCTTCTGGCCAATGGGGCGTCGCCGAACATATCCGATCGGCAAAGTTCGACCCCTCTGCTCGTGGCGGCGCGCTCTCGTCGTCCGGCAATCGTGGGAGCGCTTTTGCAAGCCGGGGCGCGGGTGAACGTGGGAAATACGCAGGGCCTCACACCGCTCATGGCCGCCTGCTGGACAGGCGATGCCGCGACCGCGAGAATGCTGCTGGACAAAGGCGCAAGCGTGAAGGCCGCCGACCGTCTGGGGAATACTTCGCTGATGCTCGTCGCACATTCGGGAAGCGCGCCGCTGGTCAAAATGCTACTGGCGAAAGGAGCGGACGCCAACGCCAAGACAAAGCAGGGCGCGACCGCGCTCAATTACGGCGCGGCGCACAAAGCCATTGTCGCTCTGCTGCTGCCGCGTATGGCGGCGAATCACGGTTCGCCCATGGTCCCCAAGCCGGGATCTGAGTTACCGCCGGATCCCGCATCCGCCGACCCATTGTCGCCGGCGCCGCCGATCAATCCCGGTTTGGAGCCAGGCGCGCCTCGTCCCGCATCGATTCCGGGCCAGCCTGCGGCGGGAAACCCCGCTATAATAGACCCCGGCGCCCAGGCTCCTGGATTTCCCGGCGCGCCGGCCATGCCTCGTATGCCGGGGATGCCGACTCCGCCAGTCGTCCCGCGCTTGCCGACAGGACCTGAGGTCCCCGGCGCCGTCGCCACGCCGGGCCTTCCGGGACAGTTTTAG
- a CDS encoding DUF1573 domain-containing protein, protein MTILPGKGIQADAANIAAFDAGAVNPLDHSTIRAEFTLRNDGKTPLSLDRLQAGCHCTSAVVEQVNGVRVDFDKIPALDPGRQATVQVILDLSGQPAGDLLKIVSVYLKGNPRPAAQLQIRASLTPIVSFAPARLDFGHLPYGEAKTETVTVSVDRRLMAGEDFPALVSTNPSVQITPAVLLVPHSPSAFGASRLVTRVFQVAVAKDSALGPISGSLLLSAPKKASPTQQTALASVNASLLGQVSGDLSASPAVLAFGAVNYGRDVSRQVVLSAKSDEVWGGLKLGSASSSVNVQLAESTATFVDGQLQAHNHILNVTLLGTRAPGPLQTEIKLTLANGERLIIPVTAYISTDPVP, encoded by the coding sequence TTGACGATCCTTCCCGGCAAAGGAATCCAGGCGGATGCGGCCAATATCGCGGCCTTTGACGCCGGGGCGGTCAACCCACTGGATCATTCGACGATCCGGGCGGAATTTACCCTGCGCAACGATGGCAAGACGCCTCTCTCGCTAGACCGTCTGCAGGCGGGCTGTCATTGTACAAGCGCCGTCGTGGAGCAGGTCAACGGCGTGCGCGTGGATTTCGATAAGATTCCAGCACTGGATCCGGGCCGGCAAGCAACCGTCCAAGTGATTTTGGATCTCTCCGGGCAGCCCGCCGGCGATCTGCTAAAAATCGTCTCCGTATATCTCAAGGGTAATCCGCGTCCGGCAGCCCAGCTTCAGATCCGCGCCAGCCTCACGCCGATCGTCAGCTTTGCACCCGCGAGGCTTGACTTCGGTCATCTCCCTTACGGAGAGGCAAAAACCGAGACGGTAACTGTGAGCGTTGACCGCCGGCTTATGGCCGGTGAGGATTTTCCTGCTCTGGTTTCCACCAATCCCAGTGTCCAGATCACTCCGGCAGTTCTGCTCGTCCCACATTCGCCCAGCGCTTTTGGAGCCTCGCGTCTTGTCACTCGTGTTTTTCAAGTGGCTGTCGCGAAAGACTCCGCGCTGGGACCAATCTCCGGCAGTCTCCTTTTATCGGCGCCCAAGAAAGCTTCGCCCACGCAGCAAACGGCGCTGGCGAGCGTAAACGCCTCGCTCCTCGGTCAAGTCTCGGGGGATCTCTCTGCTTCGCCTGCCGTGCTTGCCTTTGGCGCGGTGAATTATGGGCGCGATGTCAGTCGGCAAGTGGTTCTGAGCGCTAAGTCCGATGAAGTATGGGGAGGCCTAAAATTGGGGAGCGCCAGTTCCTCTGTTAACGTTCAACTGGCCGAATCTACCGCAACCTTCGTCGATGGGCAGTTGCAGGCGCACAATCATATTCTCAATGTCACGCTGCTTGGAACGCGCGCGCCCGGTCCGCTGCAAACCGAGATCAAACTTACTCTCGCGAACGGTGAGCGTCTCATCATTCCTGTCACCGCTTACATTTCCACTGACCCTGTTCCATGA
- a CDS encoding amylo-alpha-1,6-glucosidase, whose protein sequence is MIATEESSSQTTGEISAYPNIDIGSIPFSCRGSFLTISLDQTFGRHRLRVQTIRKSAISHKWQAGDDWSHDLLEIAMIVNSVEEPYRTAATADKIQLTALATPMPEVPDHNSFTASSPADHASAVVLFADPETLLIQFSHCDVRLVPPRKLTGVGWITAPSPDRLRWYDGRSLYYFDVSVEDGSATYIPTAQATEGDSADFITLSGAQDSVVATLRVRLNEELAEDSAPEFQKIAAARKDELDDWMAMTPPAPDKYAEAARVAWYLFWNLQVAPSGEYTRQTILPSKRALSQIWSWDNCFNALAAVSSDHRLAWDQLLAILDHQSDTGLLPDSVNDLRANFGFNKPPVWGWTTHRLLKSTPPDRRAFYAGEVYSKIAKFHQWWFRCRDLTQTGLPFYMHGNDSGWDNASIFDEGWPVASPDLLAYLILQAEGLSEMAGLLGRSKEASEWEQQSISLLQLFQTRFVRDDALIFYVLRPEGLVSRTSTSLLTRIPIVLGNRLAPPVLNRLIREITSEELFLAPFGPATEALNSAKYQSNGYWRGPVWGPSTFLVFDSLLQCNETTAAEEIAERFCAACNIQRDFRENYDAVTGAGQYDSGMTWSAADFLLMANWLATKSSAAVGEKEA, encoded by the coding sequence ATGATCGCAACGGAAGAGTCTTCCTCCCAAACTACTGGCGAAATCTCGGCGTATCCCAATATCGATATAGGAAGCATTCCTTTTAGTTGCCGGGGATCTTTCCTCACGATCTCCTTGGATCAGACGTTTGGAAGACATCGGCTGCGTGTCCAAACCATTCGGAAGTCGGCGATTTCGCACAAGTGGCAGGCGGGTGATGATTGGTCTCACGATCTCCTGGAGATCGCGATGATCGTTAACAGTGTTGAGGAGCCCTATCGCACGGCGGCGACTGCAGATAAGATTCAACTCACCGCGCTGGCGACTCCAATGCCGGAAGTCCCGGACCATAACTCATTCACGGCTTCGTCTCCAGCAGACCACGCCTCCGCAGTGGTGCTTTTCGCCGATCCGGAAACATTGCTCATTCAGTTTTCCCATTGTGATGTCCGTCTGGTCCCGCCTCGAAAACTCACGGGCGTGGGATGGATAACAGCGCCTTCCCCCGATCGGCTGCGCTGGTACGACGGAAGATCGCTATATTATTTTGATGTGTCCGTGGAAGACGGCTCCGCGACATACATTCCGACAGCCCAGGCGACCGAAGGGGACAGCGCCGACTTCATCACCCTGTCCGGCGCTCAAGATTCTGTCGTTGCGACACTGCGGGTCCGCCTGAATGAAGAATTGGCTGAGGATTCAGCGCCGGAATTCCAAAAAATCGCGGCGGCGCGCAAGGATGAGCTCGACGACTGGATGGCGATGACGCCTCCCGCTCCCGACAAATATGCGGAAGCCGCGCGAGTGGCGTGGTATCTTTTCTGGAATTTACAGGTGGCTCCGTCCGGGGAATACACTCGGCAAACTATTCTTCCGAGCAAACGCGCTCTGAGCCAGATCTGGTCGTGGGATAACTGCTTCAACGCTCTTGCCGCGGTGTCTTCGGATCATCGCTTGGCCTGGGATCAACTCCTCGCGATCCTGGATCACCAATCCGACACGGGGCTGCTTCCAGATTCCGTGAATGACCTACGCGCGAACTTCGGCTTCAACAAACCTCCGGTATGGGGGTGGACGACGCACCGATTGCTGAAATCGACGCCTCCCGACCGCCGAGCCTTCTATGCCGGCGAGGTTTACTCAAAAATCGCCAAATTTCATCAGTGGTGGTTTCGCTGCCGCGATCTTACGCAAACCGGCCTGCCGTTCTATATGCATGGCAACGATTCCGGCTGGGATAACGCAAGCATCTTTGACGAAGGATGGCCGGTCGCCTCGCCGGACCTGCTTGCCTACCTGATTTTGCAGGCGGAAGGTCTGAGTGAGATGGCCGGACTGCTCGGCCGCAGCAAGGAAGCCAGCGAGTGGGAGCAGCAATCCATATCCCTGCTGCAGCTTTTTCAGACAAGATTCGTGCGTGATGACGCCCTGATCTTTTATGTGCTCCGACCGGAAGGCCTCGTCAGTCGCACCAGTACAAGTTTATTGACCAGAATCCCGATTGTCCTCGGGAATCGCCTTGCCCCGCCGGTGCTTAATCGCCTAATCCGAGAAATCACCAGCGAAGAGCTCTTTTTGGCTCCGTTCGGACCGGCGACGGAAGCATTGAACAGCGCCAAGTATCAGTCCAATGGATACTGGCGCGGGCCGGTATGGGGTCCGTCGACCTTCCTCGTCTTCGACTCTCTGCTCCAATGCAATGAAACTACGGCGGCGGAGGAGATTGCGGAGAGATTCTGCGCGGCCTGTAATATTCAACGGGACTTCCGAGAAAACTACGACGCCGTGACGGGCGCGGGGCAGTATGATAGCGGCATGACCTGGAGCGCCGCCGATTTCCTCTTAATGGCCAACTGGTTAGCGACAAAGTCTTCCGCTGCTGTTGGAGAAAAGGAAGCGTAA
- a CDS encoding family 43 glycosylhydrolase, which produces MKTRVPGARTYLSLIALLGLPMASILDLSQAMAIPNDRPTTFCNPMDFPYCFQGNLPSWRTAADPAVIVYKGEYWLFATKSKGYWRSKDCLHWTLVTQTGLPIDNDAPAVLEIGGKLYWTAIDAGIYTTNDPGREEWRLVSDATRSPGDPDLFQDDDGRVYLYSGCSDTGPIEGQEIDPNNGFKPLTDRKGLFKGNIASHGAEIPAEPTDAPPYKTSGAWIEGPWMTKHDGKYYLQYSAPGTELKTYNDSVYVSDYPLGPFKYAPYSPFSFKPTGFATGVGHSTTFQDLGGRYWRISSMTISMRHKFERRLGMFPTWFTHDGQIVCNTYLGDYPQYAPGVVKDISKGNSPGWMLLTYKKKATASSTLDAHPIGDAFDEDIRTWWSAKTGNADEWMQVDLGKICRIDAAQINFADEGATQLGRLQDGYGYKLDVSTNGKSWTTIVERSTDKRDAPHDYAQLDKPVKARYARITNTHMPAGAKFSISGLRLFGSGLSRAPQEASGAQVTRDATDNRQATISWNAVNEADGYIVRYGVAKDKLFSNYQVYDANMLRIHTLNIGVSYYFTVDTINDSGVTKGSSVAQG; this is translated from the coding sequence ATGAAAACAAGAGTTCCAGGCGCACGGACCTATCTCTCGCTCATCGCTCTTCTTGGTTTGCCCATGGCGAGCATATTGGATTTATCGCAGGCCATGGCAATTCCTAATGACCGTCCGACGACCTTTTGTAATCCTATGGACTTCCCCTACTGCTTTCAGGGTAACCTTCCCAGTTGGAGAACAGCGGCCGACCCGGCGGTGATTGTATATAAAGGAGAATACTGGCTGTTTGCGACAAAAAGCAAAGGTTATTGGCGCTCCAAGGACTGTCTGCATTGGACATTGGTGACGCAAACAGGACTGCCGATCGACAATGACGCGCCCGCTGTATTGGAGATTGGCGGCAAGCTCTACTGGACCGCAATCGACGCAGGGATATACACGACGAATGATCCGGGACGGGAAGAATGGAGGCTCGTCAGTGACGCGACGAGAAGCCCAGGAGATCCAGACCTATTCCAGGATGATGACGGGCGCGTTTATCTTTACAGCGGATGCAGCGACACAGGCCCGATTGAGGGTCAGGAGATAGATCCGAATAACGGCTTCAAGCCGCTCACAGATCGGAAGGGTCTCTTCAAGGGCAATATCGCCAGCCACGGCGCAGAGATCCCAGCGGAGCCGACGGACGCCCCGCCTTACAAAACTTCTGGCGCCTGGATCGAAGGTCCCTGGATGACCAAACACGATGGCAAATATTACCTCCAATACTCCGCCCCAGGAACGGAACTCAAAACCTACAATGATAGCGTCTATGTCAGCGACTACCCATTGGGGCCTTTTAAGTACGCTCCATATAGTCCATTCTCCTTTAAGCCGACAGGCTTCGCGACTGGCGTCGGACATAGCACGACATTCCAGGATCTGGGCGGACGCTATTGGCGCATCTCTTCTATGACTATTTCCATGCGGCATAAATTCGAGCGGCGTCTTGGTATGTTTCCAACTTGGTTTACACATGATGGACAGATTGTCTGCAACACATACTTGGGGGACTATCCTCAATATGCGCCGGGCGTCGTCAAAGACATTTCTAAGGGCAACTCCCCGGGATGGATGCTGCTCACTTACAAGAAAAAGGCGACGGCGTCCTCTACACTAGACGCGCATCCCATCGGTGACGCTTTTGATGAAGACATCCGCACCTGGTGGTCCGCTAAAACGGGTAATGCAGACGAATGGATGCAGGTGGATCTTGGTAAAATATGCCGAATTGACGCCGCGCAGATCAACTTCGCTGACGAGGGCGCCACGCAGCTGGGCCGACTGCAAGACGGCTACGGTTACAAGCTTGACGTCAGCACGAATGGCAAGAGTTGGACGACGATTGTCGAGCGCAGTACGGACAAACGTGATGCGCCGCACGATTACGCGCAGCTGGACAAACCAGTCAAGGCGCGCTACGCTCGTATTACTAATACTCACATGCCCGCCGGCGCCAAGTTCTCCATCAGCGGCTTACGTCTCTTCGGCAGCGGTCTGAGCCGTGCGCCGCAGGAGGCTAGCGGCGCCCAAGTCACCCGAGACGCTACCGACAACCGACAGGCGACGATCTCTTGGAACGCTGTCAACGAAGCAGATGGCTACATCGTCCGTTACGGCGTAGCCAAAGACAAGCTTTTCAGCAACTATCAGGTCTACGACGCAAACATGCTGCGTATCCACACGCTGAACATTGGCGTTTCGTACTACTTTACGGTCGATACGATCAATGACAGCGGCGTAACCAAAGGCTCGTCAGTCGCTCAAGGCTGA
- a CDS encoding DUF1559 domain-containing protein, with product MLTRNKAIGFTLIELLVVIAIIAILAAILFPVFAKAREKARAIACVSNLKQLGLGMMQYTQDNDEHYPIGNNGQGCGWAGQLYPYIKSTGLYKCPDDGTAPDPATNRFVCSYGFNENTQGGYSLGGVLSAATAPANLVLLFEVTGNTAQVTNPNETDSLAGWGNAADWGWLDNGHGGKYSTGKLGNPQWPDTTRLDAANLNGRHTDGSNYALADGHAKYLRGTVVSPGKSAVTPNDPQNLNGESAAGSAVSGFAATFSSI from the coding sequence ATGCTAACACGAAACAAAGCCATCGGATTTACTCTCATTGAACTGCTAGTTGTCATCGCAATAATTGCAATACTTGCCGCTATCCTCTTTCCTGTTTTCGCAAAGGCGCGCGAAAAAGCTCGCGCTATTGCCTGCGTCTCTAACTTGAAGCAGCTTGGTTTGGGAATGATGCAGTACACTCAAGATAACGATGAGCACTATCCCATTGGCAATAACGGACAAGGCTGCGGATGGGCGGGGCAGCTTTATCCTTACATCAAGAGCACCGGTCTGTACAAGTGCCCCGATGATGGGACTGCTCCTGATCCGGCTACCAACCGGTTTGTCTGTTCCTACGGGTTTAATGAGAACACTCAGGGCGGCTATTCGCTTGGCGGCGTACTTTCCGCTGCGACCGCGCCAGCAAATCTCGTGTTGTTGTTTGAAGTCACCGGTAATACCGCTCAAGTGACCAATCCGAACGAGACCGATTCGCTTGCCGGGTGGGGCAACGCAGCCGACTGGGGCTGGCTTGACAATGGCCACGGCGGCAAATACTCTACAGGTAAACTGGGTAATCCCCAATGGCCTGATACGACTCGACTGGATGCGGCAAACCTCAATGGGCGTCACACGGATGGGTCTAATTATGCGTTGGCCGACGGTCACGCCAAGTACCTGCGAGGAACTGTCGTCTCTCCAGGAAAGAGCGCGGTAACTCCGAACGATCCTCAGAACCTTAATGGCGAGTCGGCCGCCGGCTCTGCTGTTTCAGGGTTCGCCGCGACCTTCAGCAGCATATAG